The following coding sequences lie in one Gadus macrocephalus chromosome 1, ASM3116895v1 genomic window:
- the si:dkey-16n15.6 gene encoding organic solute transporter subunit alpha has product MVLPINCSWVSPEVPLSSEFFRVIRNELWLFLIPAVLAAILLALFLEEVGFFLRHVKSSRRQQLYLWILGLYPVIALASLIALYIPRSSSLCIFISSLYHSITLLKFMGLITDFFGGKARMLEVLSGEKLSPDPFPCCCCCCLPLVAITRSSLNWMLAAGLQLSVVRSILFFVTLVLWTDEQYDYADVDSINPNLIVNAIIGVSTFLSFYGHLLFYNATRGALRGHDIGAKFVCIIAVLVLCGLQGGILETLVSLKVVPGTPPFSVQTRSQLIYHYAVIVEMFCIGLYARHTFRRLEPSVVEVGVVVVVEEEEGVDPHTRALEARDKAVQTEDPPVPAPGRSWSRAEAVLGGGGLNNLGYRSDSEEDLCTIEHAPLDCFPFPLRGPAPPHKEAGPPGTNVLNLTSVSVAAQINHDAPNDVTVV; this is encoded by the exons ATGGTCCTGCCGATCAACTGTAGCTGGGTCAGCCCGGAGGTTCCACTATCTTCAGAGTTTTTCCGCG TGATCAGGAATGAGCTGTGGCTGTTCCTCATCCCTGCCGTTCTGGCGGCCATTTTGCTGGCCTTGTTTCTGGAGGAGGTGGGCTTCTTCCTACGCCACGTCAAGTCGTCACGGCGACAGCAGCTCTACCTGTGGATACTCGGACTCTATCCC GTGATCGCGCTGGCGTCCCTCATAGCCCTGTACATTCctcgctcatcctccctctgcatcttcatctcctccct GTACCACTCCATCACGCTGCTGAAGTTCATGGGTCTCATCACGGACTTCTTCGGGGGCAAGGCCCGTATGCTGGAGGTCCTGTCTGGGGAGAAGCTGTCTCCTGACCCCTTcccctgttgctgctgctgttgccttCCCCTGGTGGCCATCACCAG GAGCAGCCTGAACTGGATGCTGGCGGCGGGGCTTCAGCTGTCGGTGGTGAGGAGCATCCTGTTCTTCGTCACGCTGGTGCTCTGGACCGACGAGCAGTACGACTACGCAGAC GTGGACTCCATCAACCCAAACCTCATCGTGAACGCCATCATCGGCGTGtccaccttcctctccttctacgGCCACCTGCTGTTCTACAACGCCACCAGGGGGGCGCTGCGGGGCCACGACATCGGGGCCAAGTTCGTGTGCATCATCGCCGTGCTGGTGCTGTGCGGCCTGCAGGGGGGCATCCTGGAGACCCTGGTGTCCCTGAAGGTGGTGCCCGGGACCCCGCCCTTCTCCGTGCAGACCCGCTCCCAGC TGATCTACCACTACGCGGTGATCGTGGAGATGTTCTGCATCGGCCTCTACGCTCGCCACACCTTCCGCCGGCTGGAGCCCagcgtggtggaggtgggggtggtggtggtggtggaggaggaggaaggggtggaCCCGCACACCAGGGCACTCGAGGCAAGGGACAAGGCGGTTCAGACGGAGGACCCCCCCGTCCCGGCACCTGGCCGGTCGTGGTCCCGAGCGGAGGCGGTCTTGGGAGGAGGCGGGCTCAATAACCTGGGCTATCGGAGCGACAGCGAGGAGGACCTGTGCACCATCGAGCACGCGCCGCTCGActgcttccccttccccctgcgCGGCCCGGCCCCCCCCCACAAAGAGGCCGGGCCCCCAGGGACCAACGTTCTGAATCTGACGAGCGTTTCGGTCGCAGCTCAGATTAACCACGATGCACCGAACGATGTGACTGTTGTTTAG